In one Bosea sp. RAC05 genomic region, the following are encoded:
- a CDS encoding SNF2-related protein, with product MTDAERLMVPHDHQRVACAAILAARAGGAPGFLLGDLTGLGKTLSAWLALSVMPEDEILVICPKGAIPQWRRTMALSGLPAKRVTLMNFEKTKSLLAPPPDSKKRSVRAKNNELAKLGVPRRIWPLVVIDEAHRIRNPNSQQGLVCRQMAAAASFTIYMSATAGQSPHELSYLGPLLARAADMPSADLDGFRQLMKRLKMGRARGRWKNWSWEPNEADRARMAGLLYRGPRAIGLRRRPEEIAGWPEVQRELAPVALDAAARKLYEATWREFRKELGLAGGSTRKPQGWAADLRFRQKASLLRIQGTVDFCDDLLGNDEQVAVSVAFLETSAMLADALRGRGWRVGEINGERSGLQNEETRLSFQTGQLDAVIFTVTESISLHRGEMPGGERERSLVIHDMRHSAIQLQQIEGRCHRDGQHATIFYAYAEDTVEEAVAGTVIARMAAMEGLAGDDTRLLEAIAEIVEGRS from the coding sequence ATGACGGACGCGGAGCGGCTGATGGTGCCCCATGACCACCAGCGCGTCGCCTGCGCGGCGATCCTCGCAGCGCGCGCAGGCGGAGCGCCCGGTTTCCTGCTCGGCGACCTCACGGGCCTCGGCAAGACGCTCTCGGCCTGGCTCGCACTCTCGGTGATGCCGGAGGACGAGATTCTGGTGATCTGCCCCAAGGGCGCGATCCCGCAATGGCGGCGCACCATGGCGCTGTCGGGCCTGCCGGCGAAGCGCGTCACGCTGATGAACTTCGAGAAGACGAAGTCGCTGCTGGCGCCGCCGCCGGATTCGAAGAAGCGCTCGGTGCGGGCGAAGAACAACGAGCTCGCCAAGCTCGGCGTCCCCAGGCGGATCTGGCCGCTGGTCGTGATCGACGAGGCGCATCGCATCCGCAACCCCAACTCGCAGCAGGGGCTGGTCTGCCGGCAGATGGCGGCCGCCGCCTCCTTCACGATCTATATGAGTGCGACCGCCGGCCAGTCGCCGCACGAGCTGTCCTATCTCGGGCCGCTGCTGGCGCGCGCCGCCGACATGCCGAGCGCCGATCTCGATGGTTTCCGCCAGCTGATGAAGCGGCTGAAGATGGGCAGGGCGAGGGGGCGCTGGAAGAACTGGAGCTGGGAGCCCAACGAGGCCGACCGCGCCCGGATGGCGGGCCTGCTCTATCGCGGCCCGCGCGCGATCGGGCTGCGGCGCCGGCCGGAGGAGATTGCGGGCTGGCCGGAGGTGCAGCGTGAACTCGCCCCCGTCGCCTTGGATGCCGCCGCGCGCAAGCTCTACGAGGCGACCTGGCGGGAGTTCCGCAAAGAGCTCGGCTTGGCCGGCGGGTCGACGCGCAAGCCGCAGGGCTGGGCGGCCGATCTGCGCTTCCGCCAGAAGGCGAGCCTGCTGCGCATCCAAGGCACGGTCGACTTCTGCGATGATTTGCTCGGCAATGACGAGCAGGTGGCAGTCTCCGTCGCCTTCCTCGAGACCAGTGCGATGCTGGCCGATGCGCTGCGGGGGCGCGGCTGGCGCGTGGGCGAGATCAATGGCGAGCGCAGCGGCCTGCAGAACGAGGAGACGCGGCTGTCCTTCCAGACCGGGCAGCTCGACGCCGTCATCTTCACCGTCACCGAGTCGATCTCGCTGCATCGCGGCGAGATGCCGGGCGGCGAGCGCGAACGCTCGCTGGTGATCCACGACATGCGCCACAGCGCGATCCAGCTTCAGCAGATCGAGGGACGCTGCCACCGCGACGGCCAGCACGCGACGATCTTCTACGCCTATGCCGAGGACACGGTGGAGGAGGCGGTGGCGGGCACGGTGATCGCGCGCATGGCGGCGATGGAGGGGCTGGCGGGCGACGACACCCGGCTGCTCGAGGCGATCGCGGAGATCGTGGAGGGGAGGAGCTAA
- a CDS encoding M20 family metallopeptidase has translation MTRAQAIAHAQDYFDTGAFKSDLGRLIAIPTESQNPDRAPVLTEYLEREMRPLFEGLGFECRILHHPKAKGPFLFAQRIEDESLPTIFGYGHGDVIRGLDAQWSEGLSPWTLTERDGRWYGRGVVDNKGQHVININALRAVLESRGKLGFNAKYLIEMGEESGSPGLRELCADEAQLFRADVLVASDGPRLNAERPTVFLGARGVITFDLSIVARDGGHHSGNWGGILSDPAIQLAHAIASITSPTGQIRIHEWVPKELPRAVREAVADCVIDGGPDGPVIDPGWGEPDLSPAEQVFGWCSFDVLAMKSGVPETPVNAVPPSAWARCALRFVVGIDPTDVVPALRRHLDRHGFKMVDIVMPGAERFGATRLDPEDDWVRFTIASIARSTNKKPALLPNLGGSLPNDIFAEVLGLKTIWVPHSYPGCSQHAPDEHLPVEIAREALGLMAGLYWDIGSGEAPPV, from the coding sequence ATGACCCGCGCCCAAGCCATCGCGCATGCGCAAGACTATTTCGACACCGGCGCCTTCAAGAGCGACCTCGGCCGCCTCATCGCGATACCGACCGAAAGCCAGAACCCCGATCGGGCGCCGGTCCTGACGGAGTATCTCGAGCGCGAGATGCGCCCGCTCTTCGAGGGGCTCGGCTTCGAATGCCGCATCCTACACCATCCCAAGGCCAAGGGCCCCTTCCTCTTCGCCCAGCGCATCGAGGATGAGAGCCTGCCGACGATCTTCGGCTACGGACATGGCGACGTCATCCGCGGGCTCGACGCGCAGTGGAGCGAAGGCCTCTCGCCCTGGACCCTGACCGAGCGGGACGGCCGCTGGTACGGCCGCGGCGTCGTCGACAACAAGGGCCAGCATGTCATCAACATCAATGCCTTGCGCGCCGTTCTTGAATCGCGCGGAAAGCTCGGCTTCAACGCCAAATACCTGATCGAGATGGGCGAGGAATCCGGTTCGCCGGGCCTGCGCGAGCTCTGCGCCGACGAGGCGCAGCTGTTCAGGGCGGATGTGCTGGTGGCCTCCGACGGGCCGCGGCTGAATGCCGAGCGGCCGACCGTCTTCCTCGGCGCGCGCGGCGTCATCACCTTCGACCTCTCGATCGTCGCGCGCGACGGCGGCCATCACTCCGGCAACTGGGGCGGCATCCTCTCCGACCCGGCGATCCAGCTCGCCCACGCCATCGCCTCGATCACCTCCCCCACCGGCCAGATCCGCATCCATGAATGGGTGCCGAAGGAACTGCCGCGCGCCGTGCGCGAAGCGGTGGCCGATTGCGTCATCGACGGCGGCCCCGACGGCCCGGTGATCGACCCCGGCTGGGGCGAGCCGGATCTCTCGCCGGCCGAACAGGTCTTCGGCTGGTGCTCCTTCGACGTGCTGGCGATGAAGTCGGGCGTGCCGGAAACGCCGGTCAATGCCGTGCCGCCGAGCGCCTGGGCGCGCTGCGCGCTGCGCTTCGTCGTCGGCATCGACCCGACCGACGTCGTGCCGGCGTTGCGCCGCCACCTCGACCGCCATGGCTTCAAGATGGTCGACATCGTCATGCCCGGCGCCGAGCGCTTCGGCGCAACGCGGCTCGACCCCGAGGATGACTGGGTGCGCTTCACCATCGCCTCGATCGCCCGCAGCACCAACAAGAAGCCGGCGCTGCTGCCCAATCTCGGCGGCTCGCTGCCCAACGACATCTTCGCCGAAGTGCTCGGGCTGAAGACGATCTGGGTGCCGCATTCCTATCCCGGCTGCTCGCAGCATGCGCCCGACGAGCACCTGCCCGTCGAGATCGCGCGCGAGGCGCTGGGCCTGATGGCGGGGCTCTATTGGGACATCGGCTCGGGCGAAGCGCCGCCGGTGTGA
- the glgX gene encoding glycogen debranching protein GlgX: MSDRKATHFDVQAGDSTDLGAVHDGEGTNFAIFSAHAERVELCLFDESGTSETARITLPDYTNEIWHGYLPGVKPGQRYGYRVHGRFAPEEGHRFNPNKLLLDPYAREYSGSVDWNDAHYGYVVDGEGEKDLSFSELDSAPFMPKCVVCDWRADPNPPARPNIPWDRTIFYETHVRGFTKLHPAVPEDRRGTFDGLGEKAIVDYIKSLGVTSVELLPVHAYLDDHHLAARNLTNYWGYNTIGFFAPMQRYEGKARLASFRDMVRKFHDAGLEVILDVVYNHTAEGNEMGPTLSFKGIDNFAYYRTMPDEPRFYINDTGTGNTVNTSHPRVLQMILDSLRYWVEVMEVDGFRFDLGTILGREPHGFDPRGGFFDAIGQDPVLRKVKLVGEPWDIGPGGYQVGGFPPGWGEWNDKYRDTTRAYWKGEPGIVRDLAARVTGSGDIYDLRGRRPWAGVNFLTAHDGFTLADLVSYNEKHNAANGEDNKDGHGHNLSFNFGAEGPTDDEGILAARERQKRNLLATLLLSHGTPMLLAGDEHGHSNRGNNNVYCQDNEIAWMRWEELTERDHALTRFVQQVTQLRAEHPIFRRASFRDGCVLRWVNPAGGDQQEEHWDDEGLRAIGLLMHMPDVEQGGEEALILFNAFDGDVPFTLPPRVKQGSWSVVLDTETGPGSDEGRKGLKADMELTLSPRSLIVLM; the protein is encoded by the coding sequence ATGTCCGACCGCAAGGCCACGCATTTCGACGTCCAGGCGGGCGACAGCACCGATCTGGGAGCCGTCCATGACGGCGAGGGCACCAATTTCGCGATTTTCTCCGCCCATGCCGAGCGTGTGGAGCTGTGCCTGTTCGACGAGAGCGGGACCAGCGAGACGGCGCGGATCACGTTGCCGGACTACACCAACGAGATCTGGCACGGCTATCTGCCGGGGGTGAAGCCCGGCCAGCGCTACGGCTACCGCGTCCATGGCCGCTTCGCGCCCGAGGAGGGGCATCGCTTCAACCCCAACAAGCTGCTGCTCGACCCCTATGCCAGGGAGTATTCCGGCTCGGTCGACTGGAACGACGCCCATTACGGCTATGTCGTCGACGGCGAGGGCGAGAAGGATCTGAGCTTCAGCGAGCTCGACAGCGCGCCCTTCATGCCCAAATGCGTGGTCTGCGACTGGCGCGCCGACCCCAACCCGCCGGCGCGTCCGAACATCCCCTGGGACCGGACGATCTTCTACGAGACCCATGTGCGCGGTTTCACCAAGCTGCATCCGGCCGTGCCGGAGGATCGGCGCGGCACCTTCGACGGGCTCGGCGAGAAGGCGATCGTCGACTACATCAAGAGCCTCGGCGTCACCTCGGTCGAGCTTCTGCCGGTCCATGCCTATCTCGACGACCACCACCTCGCCGCCAGGAACCTGACGAACTACTGGGGCTACAACACGATCGGCTTCTTCGCGCCGATGCAGCGCTACGAGGGCAAGGCGCGCCTCGCGTCCTTCCGCGACATGGTGCGCAAGTTCCACGATGCCGGGCTCGAGGTCATCCTCGACGTGGTCTACAACCACACGGCCGAAGGCAACGAGATGGGGCCGACGCTCTCCTTCAAGGGCATCGACAACTTCGCCTATTACCGGACGATGCCGGACGAGCCGCGCTTCTACATCAACGACACCGGCACCGGGAACACGGTCAACACCAGCCATCCGCGCGTGCTGCAGATGATCCTGGATTCGCTGCGCTACTGGGTCGAGGTCATGGAGGTGGACGGCTTCCGCTTCGATCTCGGCACCATTCTGGGGCGCGAGCCACATGGCTTCGACCCGCGCGGCGGCTTCTTCGACGCGATCGGGCAGGACCCGGTGCTGCGCAAGGTCAAGCTCGTCGGCGAGCCCTGGGACATCGGTCCGGGCGGCTATCAGGTCGGCGGTTTTCCGCCCGGCTGGGGCGAGTGGAACGACAAGTACCGCGACACGACGCGCGCCTACTGGAAGGGCGAGCCCGGCATCGTGCGCGACCTCGCCGCGCGGGTCACCGGCTCGGGCGACATCTACGATCTGCGGGGGCGCCGGCCCTGGGCGGGCGTCAACTTCCTGACCGCCCATGACGGGTTCACGCTCGCCGATCTCGTGTCCTACAACGAGAAGCACAACGCCGCGAATGGCGAGGACAACAAGGACGGCCACGGCCACAACCTGTCCTTCAACTTCGGCGCCGAGGGACCGACCGACGACGAGGGCATCCTCGCCGCCCGCGAGCGCCAGAAGCGCAACCTGCTGGCGACGCTGCTGCTCTCCCATGGCACGCCGATGCTGCTGGCCGGGGACGAGCACGGGCATTCCAACCGCGGCAACAACAACGTCTACTGCCAGGACAACGAGATCGCCTGGATGCGCTGGGAGGAGCTGACCGAGCGCGACCATGCGCTGACCCGCTTCGTCCAGCAGGTGACGCAGCTGCGGGCCGAGCACCCGATCTTCCGGCGCGCCTCCTTCCGCGACGGCTGCGTGCTGCGATGGGTCAATCCGGCGGGCGGCGACCAGCAGGAGGAGCACTGGGATGACGAGGGCCTGCGCGCCATCGGCCTGCTGATGCATATGCCGGATGTCGAACAGGGCGGCGAAGAGGCGCTGATCCTGTTCAACGCCTTCGACGGCGACGTTCCCTTCACGCTCCCGCCGCGGGTGAAACAGGGTTCGTGGTCGGTGGTGCTCGACACAGAGACCGGGCCCGGCTCGGACGAGGGCCGCAAGGGGCTCAAGGCCGATATGGAGCTGACGCTGTCGCCGCGGTCACTGATCGTGCTGATGTGA
- the glgB gene encoding 1,4-alpha-glucan branching protein GlgB, which yields MPLRLPRLPARDIDALVAGRHPDPFAVLGRHIVEDVALVRAFLPGANYVELVTGEGETRRAVPMIDAGGGLHEAPCPTDGPYRIRTAWPGGITETADPYSFGLLLSDDDLHLAAEGRHFDLATRLGANLREIDGVAGVLFALWAPNAAHVAVVGDFNGWNASRHPMRRRLEAGIWELFIPGVEAGAVYKYALVSGTGEALPWKADPLARRTELPPRTGSVVAEAPAFAWTDSDWLKARETADPMTAPMSLYEVHVGSWLRTEWGQMGSWDEASERLIPYLQHMGFSHVELMPITEHPFGGSWGYQPLALFAPTARLGPPEAFARFVDRCHAAGIGVILDWVPAHFPSDEHGLARFDGTALYEHEDPRQGFHIDWNTLIYNVGRSEVRGFLIASALFWIETFHLDGLRVDAVASMLYRDYSRKPGEWVPNHLGGRENLEAVSFFQELNTLVGARGRGAVTIAEESTAWPGVTRPVHHGGLGFHFKWNMGWMHDTLRYIAHDPVHRGYHGDDVTFGLVYAFSENFVLPISHDEVVHGKGSLLARMPGDDWQRFANLRLYLAMMWTHPGKKLLFMGCEFGAQDEWSVDAPFPWPHPFDERRQGASKLVRDLNALYRATPALHRLDHQPEGFAWIVADDRANAVFAFSRASRPGAAEVLVVANMTPVPRHDYRIGVPHAGLWREWLNSDAQIYGGSNLGNGGAVETHGVAAHGHPQSLSLLLPPLGLLVLEHDAHGVEGA from the coding sequence ATGCCGCTCAGACTGCCCCGCCTCCCGGCACGCGACATCGATGCGCTCGTCGCCGGGCGCCACCCGGACCCCTTTGCCGTCCTCGGCCGCCATATCGTCGAGGATGTCGCTCTGGTGCGCGCCTTTCTCCCGGGCGCGAACTATGTCGAACTCGTGACCGGCGAGGGCGAGACGCGGCGCGCCGTGCCGATGATCGACGCGGGCGGCGGCCTCCATGAGGCGCCCTGCCCGACCGACGGCCCCTATCGCATCCGCACCGCCTGGCCGGGCGGCATCACCGAGACGGCAGACCCCTACAGCTTCGGCCTGCTGCTCTCCGACGACGATCTCCACCTTGCCGCCGAGGGGCGCCATTTCGATCTCGCGACGCGGCTCGGCGCCAATCTGCGCGAGATCGACGGCGTCGCCGGCGTGCTCTTTGCGCTCTGGGCGCCCAACGCCGCCCATGTCGCGGTGGTCGGCGATTTCAACGGCTGGAACGCCTCCCGCCACCCGATGCGCCGCCGCCTGGAGGCCGGCATCTGGGAGCTGTTCATCCCCGGCGTCGAGGCGGGCGCCGTCTACAAATATGCGCTGGTCTCGGGCACGGGCGAGGCCCTGCCCTGGAAGGCGGACCCGCTCGCCCGGCGCACGGAACTGCCGCCGCGCACCGGCTCGGTCGTCGCCGAAGCGCCCGCCTTCGCCTGGACCGATTCCGACTGGCTGAAGGCGCGCGAAACCGCCGACCCGATGACGGCGCCGATGAGCCTCTACGAGGTCCATGTCGGCTCCTGGCTGCGCACGGAATGGGGTCAGATGGGCTCCTGGGACGAGGCCAGCGAGCGCCTGATCCCCTATCTCCAGCATATGGGCTTCAGCCATGTCGAGCTGATGCCGATCACCGAGCATCCCTTCGGCGGCTCCTGGGGCTACCAGCCGCTCGCCCTCTTCGCGCCGACCGCGCGGCTCGGGCCCCCCGAGGCCTTCGCCCGCTTCGTCGACCGCTGCCACGCCGCCGGCATCGGCGTGATCCTCGACTGGGTGCCGGCGCATTTCCCCTCCGACGAGCACGGGCTCGCCCGCTTCGACGGCACGGCGCTCTATGAGCATGAGGATCCGCGCCAGGGCTTCCACATCGACTGGAACACGCTGATCTACAATGTCGGGCGCAGCGAGGTCCGCGGCTTCCTGATCGCGTCGGCCCTGTTCTGGATCGAGACCTTCCACCTCGACGGCCTGCGCGTCGATGCGGTCGCCTCGATGCTCTATCGTGACTACAGCCGCAAGCCGGGCGAATGGGTGCCCAACCATCTCGGCGGCCGCGAGAATCTCGAGGCGGTCAGCTTCTTCCAGGAGCTCAACACGCTGGTCGGCGCGCGCGGCCGGGGCGCCGTCACCATCGCCGAGGAATCGACGGCCTGGCCGGGCGTGACGCGGCCGGTCCACCATGGCGGGCTGGGCTTCCATTTCAAATGGAACATGGGCTGGATGCACGACACGCTGCGCTACATTGCCCATGATCCCGTCCATCGCGGCTATCACGGCGACGACGTCACCTTCGGCCTCGTCTACGCCTTCTCGGAAAACTTCGTGCTGCCGATCTCCCACGACGAGGTCGTGCACGGAAAGGGCTCGCTGCTCGCGCGCATGCCGGGCGACGACTGGCAGCGCTTCGCCAATCTGCGGCTCTATCTGGCGATGATGTGGACCCATCCGGGCAAGAAGCTGCTCTTCATGGGCTGCGAGTTCGGCGCGCAGGACGAATGGTCCGTCGACGCCCCCTTCCCCTGGCCGCATCCCTTCGACGAGCGCCGGCAGGGCGCCTCGAAGCTGGTGCGCGACCTCAACGCGCTCTACCGCGCGACGCCGGCCCTGCACCGGCTCGACCACCAGCCCGAGGGTTTCGCCTGGATCGTCGCCGACGACAGGGCCAACGCCGTCTTTGCCTTCAGCCGCGCCAGCCGTCCCGGCGCCGCCGAGGTCCTCGTCGTCGCCAACATGACGCCGGTGCCCCGCCACGACTATCGCATCGGCGTGCCGCATGCCGGGCTCTGGCGCGAGTGGCTGAACAGCGACGCCCAGATCTATGGCGGCTCGAACCTCGGCAATGGCGGCGCAGTGGAGACACACGGCGTCGCGGCCCATGGCCACCCGCAGAGCCTGTCGCTGCTGCTGCCGCCGCTCGGGCTTCTGGTGCTGGAGCATGACGCTCACGGCGTGGAGGGCGCATGA
- the glgA gene encoding glycogen synthase GlgA: MAESLKETGIDGSPSTSGHALTYAPAVKDGAPDLGAKLPGTTRLLFVTSEMGDFIKAGGLGEVSTALPRQLRTLCDVRVLLPGFRQVRTASPAMDIVREMPRTASLPPWSLGRFRTPDGLTIYAVLCDELYDREGSPYGPFSGGDFVDNDIRFARLSLAAAEIAAGEADPNWKPDVVHVNDWPSALAPGYMRWKGLATPSILTIHNLAYQGLYQPSRMTALGIPDLAFSVNGAEFHGKISFLKSGIYYSSHVTTVSETYAHEITTAEHGCGLDGLLRQRMQEGRLTGIVNGIDDSWAPPAPGATRGVRQWKRRSAEDIRKSFDLPPSRGPLFSIISRLVHQKGIDLSIEAAETIIARGGQLVVTGRGEPRLEEAVERLARQHPRSVAARIGFDDAEARRIFAASDFLLMPSRFEPCGLSQMYAQRSGALPIAYRTGGLVDTIEDGQSGFLFSSLTGAGLSSAVTRAFDAFRSKAAFLQMRQHAMAKRFDWSRPTNRYADVYARALAS, translated from the coding sequence ATGGCCGAGTCGCTGAAGGAAACGGGCATCGACGGCAGCCCCTCCACCTCGGGTCACGCGCTGACCTATGCGCCGGCCGTGAAGGACGGTGCTCCCGACCTTGGCGCCAAGCTCCCCGGCACCACGCGCCTGCTCTTCGTCACCTCCGAAATGGGCGATTTCATCAAGGCCGGCGGCCTCGGCGAGGTCTCGACCGCCCTGCCGCGACAGCTGCGCACCCTCTGCGACGTCCGCGTGCTGCTCCCCGGCTTCCGCCAGGTCCGCACCGCCAGCCCCGCCATGGACATCGTCCGCGAAATGCCGCGCACGGCGAGCCTGCCGCCCTGGTCGCTCGGCCGTTTCCGGACGCCGGACGGGCTCACCATCTACGCGGTGCTCTGCGACGAGCTCTATGATCGCGAGGGCTCGCCCTACGGCCCCTTCTCGGGCGGCGATTTCGTCGACAACGACATCCGCTTCGCCCGGCTTTCGCTGGCGGCGGCCGAGATCGCGGCCGGCGAGGCCGACCCCAACTGGAAACCCGACGTCGTCCACGTCAACGACTGGCCCTCCGCGCTCGCGCCTGGCTACATGCGCTGGAAGGGGCTCGCCACGCCCTCGATCCTGACCATCCACAACCTCGCCTATCAGGGCCTCTACCAGCCCAGCCGAATGACGGCGCTCGGGATTCCCGACCTCGCCTTCTCGGTCAACGGCGCCGAGTTCCACGGCAAGATCTCCTTCCTGAAGAGCGGCATCTACTACAGCTCCCACGTCACCACGGTCAGCGAGACCTATGCCCACGAGATCACCACGGCCGAGCATGGCTGCGGGCTCGATGGCCTGCTCCGGCAGCGCATGCAGGAGGGGCGGCTGACCGGGATCGTCAACGGCATCGACGACAGCTGGGCTCCGCCCGCCCCCGGCGCCACGCGCGGCGTCCGCCAGTGGAAGCGCCGCAGCGCCGAGGACATCCGCAAGAGTTTCGACCTGCCGCCCTCGCGCGGCCCGCTCTTCTCGATCATCTCGCGCCTGGTCCACCAGAAGGGAATCGACCTCTCGATCGAGGCGGCCGAGACGATCATCGCCCGCGGCGGGCAGCTCGTCGTCACCGGCCGCGGCGAGCCGCGACTGGAGGAGGCGGTGGAACGGCTCGCCCGTCAGCATCCGCGTTCCGTCGCCGCGCGCATCGGCTTCGACGATGCCGAGGCACGGCGCATCTTCGCCGCCAGCGACTTCCTGCTGATGCCCTCGCGGTTCGAGCCCTGCGGGTTGAGCCAGATGTACGCCCAGCGCTCGGGCGCGCTGCCGATCGCCTACCGCACCGGCGGGCTGGTCGACACGATCGAGGACGGACAGTCGGGCTTCCTGTTCTCCTCGCTGACGGGGGCCGGCCTGTCCTCCGCTGTGACCCGCGCCTTCGACGCCTTCCGCTCCAAGGCGGCCTTCCTGCAGATGCGCCAGCACGCCATGGCCAAGCGCTTCGACTGGAGCCGGCCGACGAACCGCTACGCCGATGTCTATGCGAGGGCTCTCGCCAGCTGA
- a CDS encoding DUF2934 domain-containing protein → MSREQTIRDVAYAIWEAEGKPQGRDAQHWRMAEERVAASADKNAGVKAKAPTQRAAKPAAPAKGKAVAEKPAEVAPAKAAPKSPAKAAAAKAKPAASKR, encoded by the coding sequence ATGAGCCGGGAGCAGACCATCCGCGACGTGGCCTATGCGATCTGGGAGGCGGAGGGCAAGCCCCAGGGCCGCGACGCCCAGCACTGGCGGATGGCGGAGGAGCGGGTCGCCGCCAGCGCCGACAAGAACGCGGGCGTCAAGGCGAAGGCGCCAACCCAGCGTGCCGCGAAACCCGCCGCTCCCGCCAAGGGCAAGGCCGTGGCCGAGAAGCCGGCCGAGGTGGCTCCGGCCAAGGCTGCGCCCAAGAGCCCGGCCAAGGCCGCGGCTGCGAAGGCAAAGCCCGCCGCGTCGAAGAGATAG
- the malQ gene encoding 4-alpha-glucanotransferase gives MSDDILRQLAVKAGIAPRWTEQTGTEREVSAQSLRVILQALGLPAGTDADLRQSLATVEAGANLSAQSRFTTARTGQPVVLPIAAQAGSPVELTLDGGTRRTLRSEEGYDGSLTLPAFDRPGYHTVHLDDGDFTIATAPERCITFADLNGGAPGFGLTAQLYSLRSPDDGGIGHFAGVTALGRAAAARGADALAISPVHALYGASPEHFSPYSPSTRLFYNPLHADPAAVLPETLLREIIAREGLGEEMDRLSTLRQIDWPAATRLRQRLLRALFETLRAADGSGGPAREALDRALAEASPLLRSHAVFEVLHAAELRRDPQAWRWRDWDAPFRDPDGPAVAAFAAAHAAEVDYQIFLQWLTGSSYGAAQRACREAGMKVGLIADLAIGMDASGSHAWSRQHEVLGGLSVGAPPDYYAAEGQSWGLTTFSPRGLAASGFAPFIETLRASLRHVGGIRIDHVMGLSRLWLVPEGASAMEGAYVAFPSETLFRLVALESWRHSAIVIGEDLGTLPDGFRDDLRRQGVAGLRVLRFEKSDHGYIAPEHWDAGAAALTTTHDLIPTAGWWAGADLEPSDDGVDHQGIRAWDRGVLWGAFQQAGLVEGERPAPEETDPVVDAAIRFIARTACTLKLLPIEDALGIRTQPNVPGTTTEKPNWRHRLDGDAASLLDDERVRRRLADLGPPRSEG, from the coding sequence ATGAGCGACGACATCCTGCGCCAGCTCGCCGTCAAGGCCGGCATCGCGCCGCGCTGGACCGAGCAGACCGGGACGGAGCGCGAGGTCTCCGCCCAGAGCCTGCGCGTCATCCTGCAGGCGCTCGGCCTGCCGGCCGGGACCGATGCGGATTTGCGCCAGTCGCTGGCGACCGTCGAGGCCGGCGCGAACCTCTCCGCCCAGTCCCGCTTCACCACCGCCCGCACCGGCCAGCCGGTCGTGCTGCCGATCGCAGCCCAGGCGGGAAGCCCGGTCGAGCTCACCCTCGATGGCGGGACGCGCCGCACCCTGCGCTCCGAAGAGGGCTATGACGGCTCGCTCACCCTGCCGGCCTTCGACCGGCCGGGCTACCACACCGTCCATCTCGACGACGGCGATTTCACCATCGCGACCGCACCCGAACGCTGCATCACCTTTGCCGATCTGAACGGCGGCGCCCCGGGCTTCGGCCTGACCGCGCAGCTCTATTCGCTGCGGTCACCGGACGATGGCGGCATCGGCCATTTCGCCGGCGTGACCGCGCTTGGACGGGCGGCTGCCGCGCGCGGGGCCGATGCACTGGCGATCAGCCCGGTCCATGCGCTCTATGGCGCCTCGCCCGAGCATTTCAGCCCCTATTCGCCCTCGACACGCCTCTTCTACAACCCGCTGCACGCCGACCCGGCCGCCGTCCTGCCGGAGACGCTGCTGCGCGAGATCATCGCGCGCGAGGGCCTGGGCGAGGAGATGGACCGGCTCTCGACGCTCCGCCAGATCGACTGGCCGGCCGCCACGCGGCTGCGCCAGCGCCTGCTACGGGCCCTGTTCGAGACGCTGCGCGCAGCCGACGGCAGCGGCGGCCCGGCCCGCGAGGCGCTGGACCGGGCGCTGGCGGAGGCGTCGCCGCTGCTGCGCTCCCACGCCGTCTTCGAGGTGCTGCACGCTGCCGAGTTGCGTCGGGACCCACAGGCCTGGCGCTGGCGGGACTGGGACGCCCCGTTCCGCGACCCCGACGGGCCGGCGGTCGCAGCCTTCGCGGCCGCGCACGCCGCGGAGGTCGACTACCAGATCTTCCTGCAATGGCTCACCGGCTCCTCCTATGGCGCCGCCCAGCGGGCCTGCCGCGAGGCGGGCATGAAGGTCGGGCTCATCGCCGATCTCGCCATCGGCATGGACGCCTCGGGCAGCCATGCCTGGAGCCGGCAGCATGAAGTCCTCGGCGGGCTCAGCGTCGGCGCCCCGCCCGACTATTATGCCGCCGAGGGGCAGAGCTGGGGCCTGACGACCTTCTCGCCGCGGGGGCTGGCGGCCTCGGGCTTTGCCCCCTTCATCGAGACCCTGCGGGCGAGCCTTCGCCATGTCGGCGGCATCCGCATCGACCATGTCATGGGACTCAGCCGGCTCTGGCTGGTGCCGGAGGGGGCGTCCGCGATGGAGGGCGCCTATGTCGCCTTTCCCTCCGAGACCCTGTTCCGGCTCGTCGCGCTCGAATCCTGGCGCCACAGCGCCATCGTCATCGGCGAGGATCTCGGCACCCTGCCCGACGGCTTCCGCGACGATCTGCGCCGGCAGGGCGTGGCCGGGCTGCGCGTGCTGCGCTTCGAGAAGAGCGATCACGGCTATATCGCGCCGGAGCATTGGGATGCCGGCGCCGCCGCCCTCACCACGACGCATGATCTCATCCCCACCGCCGGCTGGTGGGCCGGGGCCGATCTCGAGCCCAGCGACGACGGCGTCGATCACCAGGGCATTCGCGCCTGGGATCGCGGCGTGCTCTGGGGCGCCTTCCAGCAGGCCGGGCTGGTCGAGGGCGAGCGCCCGGCTCCAGAGGAGACCGACCCGGTCGTCGACGCCGCGATCCGCTTCATCGCCCGCACGGCCTGCACGCTGAAGCTGCTGCCGATCGAGGATGCGCTGGGCATCCGCACCCAGCCGAATGTGCCGGGCACCACGACCGAAAAACCGAACTGGCGCCACCGGCTCGATGGCGACGCCGCCTCGCTGCTCGACGACGAGCGCGTCAGGCGGCGCCTCGCGGACCTCGGGCCGCCGCGTTCGGAGGGCTGA